AGAGCCGTCGGAGACCCCACCTGCAGCCCTGACTGCGAATCCGAAGTTCTTGCCAAAATGGTAATATTTGCGGAAGTCGAATTCCACTGCCCAGTAGTCAACCGATTTTGTGTATAGAGGCACTGTCTTCTCGACAGTGACTTTGTACCTCTTGCCGTTGACCGGACCGGTGATTCCCCACAGAATATTGTCAGTAACCCAGGACATGGCTGATGTTGTGATCCTGTTGTTGGAATTATCATACGGAGGATCGTAGTACTTGCGGTCGATATAGAGATGCGAAATGTCGAACTGCAGCCTCGAAAAGGTCGAGAACGGGTATTGCACCGATCCTGCTGCGCCGTAGAATCGGTCAGAGAAAAGCCTGTCTTTCGGATCGATATAGTAATTCTTCGAATGAAACACGCCGGCAAGCCAATCCATCCTGCGCGTGTTGTTCAGGTAGAATACCTGGAAATTAGTCTGATCGATTGCGTTGACCAAGTCGGTTGCCAGGTAGAATTGATGATTACCCAAATAATCAGATATCAGCAGCTGGGACTGTCCTCGAAGGCCGAAGAATGTGTCGTAAGAGAAGCCGCCTGTAACGAGGTCCGGCGTAAACTTGGCCTTGTATTTCTTGATGTTGTACTCGCCATCCTCGTTTGTGGCGTAGAGAGAGTCAACTTCACCCGGCGGAGCCAGTGTGGAACTATCGCGGTGCTCAGGCTTCGGACGCGGTGGATTCTGAAATGTGTCGGGAGTGAAGACATAGTCCGCAAAATCCTGATCCGACTCGGTCGCCGCTTCCTGATCCTCATCTTCTGTCGACGTAGAATCGGACTCTTCATCGACTCGCACAAGATTCTTGTCCATTTCACCTGCAGCATACGCGGTCAGCACCAGATCTTCGGGGCTCTCACCGACCGGCTTGATTTCCTTGAGAAGGAATACGTCGAATCCGCCTTTATTGAACGATGAGAAAGCTATTCGATCGCCTTTTGGTGACCATGACGGGGATGCAGTGTTGGTGAGGATATCCGTTATCGGGAATGAGTGCAAGCTGTCGAGATCGAGGACATAGAGATTGTCGATGCCGTTGTAATTGCCCACATAGCAAATCTCTCTTCCGTCCGGCGACCAGGTCGGATATCGTTTTCTTGTCGGACCATCTGTGAAAGCTGATATCGCCCCGGTATCGAGATTGTACGAATAGAGGTTATAGCTGCCGAACTCGAGGTCGGTTATCTTGTCCGGGTTTTTGGCATTGGCTGATGGTCGGTCGGATGCGAAAGCTATCATGCGCCCATCGGGTGAAAGCACAGGCTCCTGATCCTCATAGAGATCGTTGGTGAGTCTATCGAGTTGCTCGGTGGCGACATTGAGCTTGTAAAGATCACTCTGACCATCCTTGACCCCGGTGAATACAATGATATTGCCATCTTTGCCACCCCAACTCGGAGAAAACATGGCATTGAATCCGAACTGGAATTTCTTGTATATCTTGCCTTTTTTGAGATTGACCAGGCGCAGCGCATCCTCGCCCTTGGATTTGGAAATGAATGAAATATTCTCGCCGTCGGGCGACCAGGACATTCCAGACACATAAGAGTGCAGCGATTCAAGGTCCGCAGACCTTGATCCCTTGACGACTTTCGACAGCACCTCACCATCGACGGTTGATATGATGATAATCTCTGTGTAATCGGATCTATCTGTGAAAATCGCCAGCCTGTCTCCGGAGGGCGCGAAGCTTGGACGTTCGTTGAAATATGACCCATCCTTAGTGTGATCCGTCAGCTGTCTCGCTATATCCTTCGGTTCAGCCCTGCTTGCGATTTCAGGCCAGTACATCTTACGACAGTACTTGTCGAAACGCTCGGATAACTCCTCCTGATTGAGCCCGATGGTATTCTTGAGCGTCTTGTCCATGCTGAGATGCACCTTGCCTCTTGCCCAGATCTCGGCGACTTTCTCAATGCCGTATGTATCAACTAGAAACTTGATAGCGAGCTGACCCTGCTTGTACGCAAGATAGCCTCCCACGTACTGCAGCGGAGGGGCATATCCGTTGATTGTCGCATCTCGCATGATCATGTCGGCCCAGTAGTCCCAGCCGTATCGAGAGGAGTACTCGGCATATCCTTCCGCAAGCCAGAGCGGTGGGCTGAACAGCGCACCTCGCGACAGCACAGAGCCAAGTGCACTCCCGTAGAGCATGTCAAATGTGACACCGTGCGTCAACTCATGGTGGAGCACGTGTCGGAAATCCTCATAGGATCCATTGTACGGCATCACCATCCGGTTCTTGAAGACTTCGGTGAATCCGCCGGTGCCTTCTCCAAGCAACTGATTTGTGATATTTGTCTGCTGAAATTCGTTCGGCGAGTTGTAGATAAACGTGGGAATTCTCTTTTTGAGCCTGTAATTCAACTGCTCAGAGATCACGACGTACGAGGACTCGAGAACTTCTGCAGCAAACTTCGCGAGATGATACGAATCCTGGTAGAAGTAGATATCGAAATGCGATGTTTGCAGAAACTGCCAGTCGAAACTCTTCCACTGTACTTTGTTTTTCCCGAAGTACTCTTCCTGTGCGTTCGCGGTCGTCGACAGTATAAGCGCCACCAGCACTGCCGAGCATATTGACCAAATTCCGGTTCTCCTAAGCATTACAGGCCTCTCTGACTTGGGTTGCTATTCCGGTACCCTCTTGATATCGGCACCTAAGCTTGATAGTTTCTCTTCTATCTTATTGTAGCCCCTGTCCGTGTGATAAATCCGTCGAATCTGAGTCTCATCATTGGCAGCAAGCGATGCGACAACGAGTCCAGCGCCTGCGCGGATATCCGACGCCATCACGGTAGTCCCCTGCAGTCTCTCCACGCCCTCGATCGTGGCCTCGTCTGTCGAGAGACGGATGTTTGCCCCCATTCGTATCAGCTCCATAACACTGGCGAACCGGTCTTCGAATACAGTTTCTCTGATTCGACTGACGCCATCCGCGACTGATGCAACCGACGTGAAGCAGGGCTGCAGATCGGTCGGGAATCCGGGATACGGGAATGTCGTAATATCGAATGCCTTGGGACGTTTGGTATATTTGATTCTGAGGCGGTTACCTGATATCTTGATCTCGGCACCAGTCTCTTCCAGTTTTTGGGTGACCATTTCAAGATCGGATGCGCGACAGTTGTCGAGTTGTATGTCGCCTCCGGCCGTGGCACACGCGCACATGTACGTGCCCGCAACAAGCCTGTCGGGCATCACGCTATACTCGACTGCTCTAAGTTCTTTGACGCCTTTGATTACGACAGTCGGGCTTCCAGCGCCGGAGATTGCTGCTCCCATACTGTTGAGGAGATTTGCGACATCGACGACTTCAGGATCGAGAGCGGCATTTACAATCGTGGTGGTTCCCGCTGCAGTGACAGCGCCCATCATGATGTTTTCTGTTCCAGTGTGAGAGGGTCTGTCGAAGCAGAATGTTCCTCCCGAAAGCCTATCGCATTCCGCCATCACATATCCCGATTCCTCGGTAATCTTCGCTCCGAGTTTCTGGAAGCCTCTGAGGTGCAGGTTGACGGGTCTTTGACCGAGTGAACAACCACCCGGAAGCGACACTTTCGCCTTGCCAATTCTTGCCAGAAGCGGTCCCAGTACCAAAAAGGATGCGCGCATCTGGCGCACTAACTCGTAGGGTGCCTCATGGCTCGTCAGGTTCTCGGCGTTGATAGTTATGGCATGTTCGGATTTGTCCCAATCGACCTTTGCGCCGAGCTCTCTCAGAAGTTTGACGGTAGTGTCGATGTCTCTCAACTCAGGAACGTCCCGAATCACAGTTTCACCTTTCTCCGGCAAAATTGAGGCGCAAAGAATCGGCAGCGCCGCGTTCTTCGACCCATCGATCCGAACGCTTCCTTTGAGCTTCTTCCCGCCCCTGACGATCAGCTTGTCCATAGAGGCCTCGTTCCTTTCAACTTGTCATGAGCGAATATAGTTCCATCTGGTCAATTATTGCGAGATGGACTGCCTCATTATAGAGACACAATTGTACCATAATCCTTGCAATCTAAACCAGTTAAACGCTTTCTGCAAATCGGAATTGGGCAGCCCTGAATTGGGCAGCCTTTCGTCAGTTCTACACCTGAAGCGCGATTATAGTCCCTGAAAATGTCGGGAATATTCCCGATCCGGAGCCTTCGATGCTTTCCTGCGATAACCT
This portion of the Candidatus Zixiibacteriota bacterium genome encodes:
- the murA gene encoding UDP-N-acetylglucosamine 1-carboxyvinyltransferase, with product MDKLIVRGGKKLKGSVRIDGSKNAALPILCASILPEKGETVIRDVPELRDIDTTVKLLRELGAKVDWDKSEHAITINAENLTSHEAPYELVRQMRASFLVLGPLLARIGKAKVSLPGGCSLGQRPVNLHLRGFQKLGAKITEESGYVMAECDRLSGGTFCFDRPSHTGTENIMMGAVTAAGTTTIVNAALDPEVVDVANLLNSMGAAISGAGSPTVVIKGVKELRAVEYSVMPDRLVAGTYMCACATAGGDIQLDNCRASDLEMVTQKLEETGAEIKISGNRLRIKYTKRPKAFDITTFPYPGFPTDLQPCFTSVASVADGVSRIRETVFEDRFASVMELIRMGANIRLSTDEATIEGVERLQGTTVMASDIRAGAGLVVASLAANDETQIRRIYHTDRGYNKIEEKLSSLGADIKRVPE